From a region of the Methylocystis hirsuta genome:
- a CDS encoding IS1595 family transposase yields MHMPTRKRTYHSKSGTRESNVQPYSVREFFAEFPDDDACLKRIMEVRYGLRHACGKCGVESTFHKVSNRRAYACAACGDHVYPCAETIFKDSRTPLTVWFYAIYLFIATRHGVSGKELQRQLGVTYKCAYRIGMQIRKLMATADGFEMLKGHVELDEAYVGGRRPGKRGRGAEGKTIVMGAKARGGRIVTKVIPDVRKETLRGVVLDTVEKGAVVSTDELYSYGLLTGDGYQHGAVKHGAKEWAYFDYRTGETHHTNNVESFWKLFKKSIASTHISISAKRMEAYLGEFSFRSNNRQMRNAMFDLLIAAL; encoded by the coding sequence GAATTTCCGGATGATGATGCGTGCTTGAAGCGGATTATGGAGGTCCGTTACGGGCTTCGCCACGCCTGTGGGAAATGCGGCGTGGAAAGCACCTTTCATAAGGTATCCAACCGTCGCGCGTATGCGTGCGCGGCTTGCGGTGACCATGTTTACCCGTGCGCTGAGACAATTTTCAAGGACTCGCGCACTCCGCTAACTGTTTGGTTTTATGCAATCTATTTGTTTATTGCGACGCGTCACGGCGTCAGCGGTAAGGAGCTTCAGCGCCAGCTTGGCGTTACTTACAAATGCGCCTATCGCATTGGTATGCAAATTCGAAAACTTATGGCTACCGCCGATGGCTTCGAAATGCTCAAAGGCCACGTTGAACTTGACGAGGCTTATGTTGGTGGTCGCCGCCCCGGCAAGCGCGGTCGCGGGGCTGAAGGAAAGACGATCGTAATGGGTGCTAAGGCGCGCGGCGGTAGGATCGTCACCAAGGTGATCCCGGACGTGCGCAAGGAAACCCTGCGCGGCGTGGTGCTGGATACGGTTGAAAAGGGCGCTGTCGTCTCGACGGATGAGCTTTACAGCTACGGCTTACTCACCGGCGACGGCTACCAGCACGGGGCGGTGAAGCACGGTGCGAAGGAATGGGCCTACTTTGACTACCGGACTGGCGAGACGCACCACACGAACAACGTCGAGTCGTTTTGGAAATTGTTCAAGAAGTCAATCGCTTCGACGCATATCAGCATCAGCGCGAAGCGGATGGAGGCTTACCTTGGGGAGTTTTCGTTCCGCTCGAACAATCGTCAGATGCGGAATGCGATGTTTGATCTTCTGATCGCGGCGCTTTGA
- the rpmF gene encoding 50S ribosomal protein L32 — MAVPKRKTSPMKRGFRRSADAIKAPTYIEDKDSGELRRPHHVDLKSGMYRGRQVLKPKVVEE; from the coding sequence ATGGCTGTTCCGAAAAGAAAAACCTCGCCGATGAAGCGAGGCTTCCGCCGCTCCGCCGACGCCATCAAGGCGCCGACCTATATCGAGGACAAGGATTCCGGCGAGCTCCGCCGGCCGCATCACGTCGATCTCAAGTCCGGCATGTATCGCGGCCGCCAGGTGCTGAAGCCGAAAGTCGTCGAGGAATAA
- a CDS encoding glycoside hydrolase family 25 protein encodes MRSLKCVSLLSSALVCAALAATLAGCGSSYDPSFSRRPRFQTSAPLINPKRDPSFLAYAVPETDLHKFPATRSAEFAVHGVDVSKYQGNIDWEQVRDSGVSFAFIKATEGGDRVDSKFAYNWAAAKAAGVPRGAYHFVYWCRRPHEEIGNFASVVPNEPDALPPVLDVEATPTSGTCKRTLYREEVLRDMKDMLTQMERHYGKKPIIYSSVDFYQAILHSDALSEYPIWVRSTKYHPQVRYGDRKWTFWQYRSDGRVPGITGAVDQNTFNGSADHWRSWLAHQTGLAAAPVAARRADDRGGKQLIEEDPAMLSGGEKNAYDKAASAPVPPAAVQ; translated from the coding sequence ATGCGCTCGTTGAAATGTGTTTCCCTGCTTTCCTCCGCCCTCGTGTGCGCTGCATTGGCGGCGACGCTCGCGGGCTGCGGCAGCTCCTATGATCCGAGCTTCTCGCGCCGGCCGCGGTTCCAGACCAGCGCGCCGCTGATCAATCCCAAGCGCGACCCGAGCTTTCTCGCCTACGCCGTGCCGGAGACCGATCTGCATAAATTCCCGGCGACGCGCAGCGCCGAATTCGCCGTCCACGGCGTCGACGTCTCGAAATATCAGGGCAACATCGACTGGGAGCAGGTCAGGGACTCGGGCGTCTCCTTCGCCTTCATCAAGGCCACGGAAGGCGGCGACCGGGTCGACTCGAAATTCGCCTACAATTGGGCGGCGGCGAAGGCCGCGGGCGTGCCGCGTGGCGCCTATCACTTCGTTTACTGGTGCCGCCGGCCGCATGAAGAGATCGGCAATTTCGCCAGCGTCGTGCCCAATGAGCCCGACGCGCTGCCGCCCGTGCTCGACGTCGAGGCGACGCCGACGTCGGGAACCTGCAAACGCACGCTCTATCGCGAGGAAGTGCTGCGCGACATGAAGGACATGCTCACGCAGATGGAGCGGCATTACGGCAAGAAGCCGATCATCTATTCCTCGGTCGACTTCTATCAGGCGATCCTGCACTCCGACGCGCTGTCCGAATATCCGATCTGGGTGCGCTCGACGAAATACCACCCTCAGGTGCGTTACGGCGACCGCAAATGGACTTTTTGGCAGTATCGCTCGGACGGGCGCGTGCCGGGCATCACCGGCGCGGTGGACCAGAACACGTTCAACGGCTCAGCCGATCACTGGCGAAGCTGGCTCGCGCATCAGACCGGCCTGGCGGCGGCGCCGGTCGCCGCGCGGCGGGCCGACGATCGCGGCGGAAAGCAGCTTATCGAGGAAGATCCGGCGATGCTGTCGGGCGGCGAAAAGAACGCCTATGACAAGGCGGCGAGCGCTCCCGTCCCGCCGGCCGCCGTCCAATAG
- the mgtE gene encoding magnesium transporter yields MPLDHEDTATPAEDFRDGGEASLSREFVLDVEGAIALGDAERVHELVGDLHEADLGALLELLSHEARPRLVELMGADFDFTALMEVGEATREDILEELPVETLIEGVRELESDDAVAILEGLEPKEQAEVLDALPAQERIVLRRSLDYPEDSAGRLMQTTFVAAPPFWTAGRVLDFFRECGEENLPENFFEVFVVDPGYHLLGTVFLDALVRARSSVRLDEIMQEDRRRVKATEDGAEAARLFERYNLVSVPVVDESERLVGVLTIDDIVDVLQEQASDEILALGGVNPEEELTDNFWWIARSRFTWLSVNMLTAFITSSVLKHFQLQLEQMVALAVLGPIVAGQGGNSATQTMTVAVRALATRELTRANAVRIIFRELAIGAVNGAAFGLVTGIVAANWFHNVGLGPVIALAMFTNLVAGALGGIVVPLAFDKLKFDPAVASGPFVTTITDVVGYGAFLTIASLWFHLG; encoded by the coding sequence ATGCCGCTCGATCATGAAGATACGGCGACCCCCGCCGAGGACTTCCGCGACGGCGGAGAGGCGTCTCTCAGCCGGGAATTCGTTCTGGACGTCGAAGGCGCGATCGCGCTGGGCGACGCGGAGCGCGTTCACGAACTCGTCGGCGACCTGCATGAGGCGGACCTTGGCGCTCTGCTGGAGCTCTTAAGCCACGAGGCGCGACCGCGCCTCGTCGAGCTGATGGGCGCGGACTTCGATTTTACGGCCCTGATGGAGGTCGGCGAAGCGACCCGCGAGGACATCCTCGAGGAGCTCCCGGTCGAGACTCTCATCGAGGGCGTGCGCGAACTCGAAAGCGACGACGCCGTCGCCATTCTCGAAGGTCTGGAGCCGAAAGAACAGGCGGAGGTCCTCGATGCGCTCCCAGCGCAAGAGCGCATCGTCCTGCGCCGCTCGCTGGACTATCCCGAGGATTCCGCCGGGCGCCTGATGCAGACGACTTTTGTCGCCGCGCCTCCCTTCTGGACGGCGGGGCGCGTGCTCGATTTTTTTCGAGAGTGCGGCGAAGAGAATCTGCCCGAGAACTTCTTCGAAGTCTTCGTCGTCGATCCCGGCTACCATCTGCTCGGGACCGTTTTCCTCGACGCTCTGGTGCGGGCCAGGTCAAGCGTGCGGCTCGACGAAATCATGCAGGAGGATCGGCGGCGGGTGAAGGCGACCGAGGACGGCGCCGAGGCGGCGCGGCTCTTCGAGCGCTACAATCTCGTTTCCGTGCCGGTTGTCGATGAATCCGAACGGCTCGTCGGCGTTCTCACCATCGACGACATCGTCGACGTCCTTCAGGAGCAGGCGTCGGACGAGATCCTGGCGCTCGGCGGCGTGAACCCCGAAGAAGAACTGACCGACAATTTCTGGTGGATCGCCAGGAGCCGCTTCACCTGGCTCTCGGTCAATATGCTGACCGCCTTCATCACCTCCAGCGTGCTCAAACACTTTCAGTTGCAGCTGGAGCAAATGGTGGCGCTGGCGGTGCTCGGACCGATTGTCGCGGGGCAGGGCGGCAATTCCGCGACCCAGACCATGACGGTCGCCGTGCGGGCGCTCGCCACCCGAGAGCTGACCCGCGCCAACGCCGTGCGAATTATTTTCAGGGAGCTGGCCATCGGCGCGGTCAATGGCGCGGCCTTTGGCCTCGTGACCGGCATCGTCGCCGCCAATTGGTTCCATAATGTTGGGCTTGGGCCAGTCATAGCTTTGGCGATGTTCACGAATCTCGTCGCGGGCGCCTTGGGCGGAATCGTCGTGCCGCTCGCGTTCGACAAGCTCAAGTTCGATCCTGCTGTCGCTTCGGGGCCTTTCGTGACGACGATCACCGACGTGGTCGGCTACGGCGCCTTCCTTACAATCGCCAGTTTGTGGTTCCATTTGGGCTGA
- a CDS encoding polysaccharide deacetylase family protein gives MTAIFLLLKRSEAPVAAPLLRVALMLLAALSAAGVFNAPPAAAEQRTCGPDALGVSRVIEIDRAKGTAVGLQTYPRTLDLRDHEVVLTFDDGPASPTPQVLDALAKGCARVTFFLIGRNAESLPALVKRAAAEGHTIAHHSYSHPDKTLRLMSEDAAKADIDKGITAVNKALGAPAAPFFRFPGFADTPALVADLTSRGYTIFGSDLWASDWSHMTPKAELDLVLSRLEKNRKGIVLFHDSQAITAQMLPEFLRELKKRGYSLVHMVPGDAPTPVVAAGPDWTSTTEPIIAKTLGPKAKQAPQEHEHEHDHGAQEAPKSGAP, from the coding sequence ATGACCGCCATTTTTCTACTGCTGAAAAGATCTGAAGCGCCCGTCGCCGCTCCCCTGCTGCGGGTCGCGCTCATGCTGCTGGCGGCTTTATCCGCCGCCGGCGTTTTTAACGCGCCACCCGCCGCCGCCGAGCAACGGACCTGCGGACCCGACGCGCTTGGCGTGTCGCGCGTCATCGAAATCGACCGCGCCAAGGGAACGGCGGTCGGCCTGCAAACCTATCCGCGCACGCTCGATTTGCGCGATCATGAGGTGGTGCTGACGTTCGATGACGGACCGGCGTCTCCCACGCCGCAAGTGCTCGACGCGCTCGCCAAGGGATGCGCGCGCGTGACCTTCTTTCTGATCGGCCGGAATGCGGAAAGCCTGCCCGCTCTGGTGAAGCGCGCCGCCGCGGAGGGTCACACCATCGCTCACCATTCCTACAGCCATCCGGACAAGACCTTGAGGCTCATGAGCGAGGACGCCGCCAAGGCCGACATCGACAAAGGGATCACCGCCGTGAATAAGGCGCTCGGCGCACCGGCCGCGCCCTTCTTCCGCTTTCCCGGCTTCGCCGATACGCCCGCGCTCGTCGCCGACCTCACGTCGCGCGGCTACACGATCTTCGGCTCGGATTTGTGGGCCTCGGACTGGTCGCATATGACGCCCAAAGCCGAACTCGATCTGGTGCTGTCGCGGCTTGAAAAGAACCGCAAGGGAATCGTGCTCTTCCATGATTCGCAGGCGATCACCGCGCAGATGCTGCCCGAATTCCTGCGCGAACTGAAAAAGCGCGGCTATTCGCTTGTCCACATGGTTCCGGGCGACGCGCCGACCCCGGTCGTCGCCGCCGGTCCGGATTGGACCTCGACGACGGAGCCGATCATCGCCAAAACGCTTGGACCAAAGGCGAAGCAGGCGCCGCAGGAGCATGAGCATGAGCATGACCATGGCGCGCAAGAGGCGCCGAAATCCGGCGCGCCTTAG
- the lipB gene encoding lipoyl(octanoyl) transferase LipB: MRAPAAAPPVEWRLSDALVPYEAAVSFMEARASAIALGEARECVWLLEHPPIYTGGSSAKEQDLLEARFPVHRTGRGGQFTYHGPGQRVAYVMLDLSRRRRDVRALVCALESWIIATLADFGVKGERRAGRVGVWVERPEKAKGRGGEMAEDKIAAIGVRLRQWVSFHGIALNVAPDLTHFSGIAPCGVRESHLGVTSLADLGVTAEMRSVDAALRRNFETIFGATEDV; encoded by the coding sequence ATGCGCGCGCCCGCAGCCGCGCCGCCGGTCGAATGGCGCCTCAGCGACGCTCTCGTCCCCTATGAGGCGGCGGTGTCCTTTATGGAGGCGCGCGCCTCGGCGATCGCTTTGGGCGAGGCGCGCGAATGCGTGTGGCTGCTCGAACATCCGCCGATCTATACCGGCGGCTCGTCGGCGAAAGAGCAGGATCTGCTCGAGGCGCGCTTCCCCGTCCATCGCACCGGACGCGGCGGGCAGTTCACCTATCATGGGCCGGGACAGCGCGTCGCCTATGTGATGCTCGATCTTTCGCGACGCCGGCGCGACGTGCGCGCCCTGGTCTGCGCGCTTGAATCATGGATCATCGCGACGCTCGCCGATTTCGGCGTTAAGGGCGAACGGCGCGCCGGGCGCGTCGGCGTCTGGGTCGAGCGGCCGGAAAAAGCCAAGGGACGAGGCGGCGAAATGGCGGAAGACAAGATCGCTGCGATTGGCGTTCGCCTGCGACAATGGGTGAGCTTCCACGGGATCGCGCTCAATGTCGCGCCGGATCTGACGCATTTTTCCGGCATTGCGCCCTGCGGCGTGCGCGAGTCGCATCTTGGCGTCACGAGCCTTGCGGACCTCGGCGTCACGGCGGAGATGCGTTCCGTCGACGCCGCGCTGCGCAGGAATTTCGAGACGATCTTCGGTGCGACGGAGGACGTCTAG
- the bioB gene encoding biotin synthase BioB: MNAPADFSLRYDWRVEEIVAIHDQPLLDLVAQANAVHRRFHDVNDVQKAALLSIKTGGCPEDCSYCPQSAHHREVKLDRVDLMETADVLGAAKTAREAGADRFCMGAAWRSAPEGKRFDAVLDMVRGVRALGMEACVTLGMINESQARRLVEAGLTAYNHNLDTGPEFYGEIITTRTYQDRLDTLKAVRGAGLEMCCGGIIGMGESVKDRAGMLQTLASFDPHPESVPINALVAVEGTPLAGRARIDPLDLVRMIATTRIVMPKARVRLSAGRSSLSREAQILCLVAGANSIFYGEKLLTTGNAGVNEDDALFAALAAREARAAAS; the protein is encoded by the coding sequence GTGAACGCGCCCGCGGATTTCTCACTGCGCTACGACTGGCGCGTCGAAGAGATCGTCGCCATTCATGATCAGCCGCTGCTCGATCTCGTCGCGCAGGCGAACGCCGTTCATCGCCGCTTTCACGACGTCAATGACGTGCAGAAGGCGGCGCTGCTGTCGATCAAGACCGGCGGCTGTCCGGAAGACTGCTCCTATTGCCCGCAATCGGCGCATCACCGCGAAGTGAAGCTCGACCGCGTCGATCTTATGGAGACGGCGGACGTGCTCGGCGCCGCAAAGACCGCCAGAGAAGCCGGCGCAGATCGCTTCTGCATGGGCGCCGCCTGGCGCTCGGCGCCCGAGGGCAAGCGCTTTGACGCCGTGCTCGACATGGTGCGCGGCGTGCGCGCGCTTGGCATGGAGGCCTGCGTCACGCTTGGCATGATCAACGAGTCGCAAGCGCGGCGCCTCGTCGAGGCGGGGCTCACCGCCTACAACCATAATCTCGACACCGGCCCGGAATTCTACGGCGAGATCATCACCACCCGCACCTATCAGGACCGTCTCGACACGCTCAAGGCGGTGCGCGGCGCGGGGCTCGAGATGTGCTGCGGCGGCATTATCGGCATGGGTGAAAGCGTGAAAGATCGCGCCGGCATGTTGCAGACGCTGGCGTCGTTCGATCCGCATCCGGAAAGCGTGCCGATCAATGCGCTGGTCGCCGTCGAAGGCACGCCGCTCGCTGGGCGCGCGCGGATCGACCCGCTCGATCTCGTGCGCATGATCGCGACGACGCGGATCGTGATGCCGAAGGCGCGGGTGCGGCTCTCGGCCGGCCGCTCGTCACTGTCGCGCGAGGCGCAAATTCTCTGTCTCGTCGCCGGCGCCAATTCGATCTTCTACGGCGAGAAGCTGCTGACGACGGGCAACGCCGGCGTCAATGAAGACGATGCGCTGTTCGCCGCGCTTGCGGCGCGCGAGGCGCGCGCGGCGGCGTCCTAG
- a CDS encoding PTS sugar transporter subunit IIA — MVKAMLDTTEILIFAGVGLVFALGLLAFCKWSGAAVQRIAAYALIALCFLYVGFAFRAEEPGPWVGVEMTGVAVFGTLAGMSIIGSPWWVVAGLALHPLYAIYFHYIGAASQFAPAPFVVANAAFDVAMALFVAYAALRGGRKSATRTEETSEAPQRKLAARSQHRSQSRDAGGPA; from the coding sequence ATGGTCAAAGCCATGCTCGACACAACCGAAATTCTTATCTTCGCCGGGGTCGGCCTGGTCTTTGCCTTGGGCCTTCTCGCATTCTGCAAATGGTCGGGCGCGGCCGTCCAGCGGATCGCCGCCTATGCGCTGATTGCGCTGTGCTTCCTCTATGTCGGCTTCGCCTTTCGCGCTGAGGAGCCTGGCCCCTGGGTCGGCGTCGAAATGACCGGCGTCGCCGTCTTCGGCACGCTCGCCGGCATGTCGATCATCGGCTCGCCGTGGTGGGTCGTCGCGGGCCTCGCGCTGCATCCGCTCTATGCGATTTACTTTCACTATATCGGCGCCGCCTCGCAATTCGCCCCCGCGCCCTTCGTGGTCGCCAACGCGGCGTTCGACGTCGCGATGGCGCTTTTCGTCGCTTACGCCGCTCTGCGCGGCGGGCGCAAGAGCGCGACGCGCACCGAGGAGACGTCTGAGGCGCCGCAGCGCAAACTCGCCGCGCGCTCCCAGCATCGCTCGCAAAGCCGCGACGCCGGAGGTCCGGCGTGA
- the ppc gene encoding phosphoenolpyruvate carboxylase has protein sequence MQLEAQAQENLVTTAPAAGADPEALKGDESLIEDIRLLGRLLGDAVREHEGTAAFERIETIRRLSVAASRNQDAEADRNLDALLRALTAEEARTVIRAFSYFSHLANIAEDLHPLQQRARAQASGAFTGAPSLATTFARLRKAAVGAGKIAQALARGWISPVLTAHPTEVRRKSLLDAEHAIFKLLAAREHMRGKAERAQNEMQLRARVSQLWQTELLRHSRLTVRDEIENTLSYYRSTFLREIPRLYADIEQRLDGLRVPPFLRMGAWVGGDRDGNPNVTAESLSTALRMQCETVLRFYLIEVHELGAELSISRRYAGCTKALEALAARSGDDNPHRDDEPYRRALIGVYSRLAGTLEKLTGGQAARHAVAPGEPYANSWALLADLVTIDESLRVHHSEVIATQRLEPLIRAVEVFGFHLATLDLRQSSDRHEETIAELLSAARVVDDYAALPEAEKQQLLLRLLSDPRPVRLPGATYSDRATSELTIMERALEMRRLYGDEAIRHYIISHTETVSDLLEALLLQKECGLMRGTLDPRDAQRVIADLIIVPLFETIEDLRNAAPIMQEFYALPGILKLVVNSGGQQDVMLGYSDSNKDGGILTSIWELYRASTALAEFFASAPNVTLRLFHGRGGTVGRGGGPSYDAILAQPPGTVNGQIRLTEQGEVIAAKYANPQIGHVNLELLVAATLEATLLSAHKTPAPEFLEAAEELSQAGMAAYRGLVYGTEGFVDFFFSSTPISEIASLNIGSRPASRKPSRRIEDLRAIPWSFSWAQARVALPGWYGFGSAIAHFIEEDEKARLAILRRMSEEWPFFRALLSNIDMILSKTDMSIAHHYAGLVEDKALAARIFGMIEAEHARANDALEKILGSKERLADNPTLARSIRHRFPYIAPLNYLQVELIRRHRAGERGEDIREGILMSINGIAAGLRNTG, from the coding sequence ATGCAGCTCGAGGCGCAGGCGCAGGAAAATCTCGTTACGACCGCTCCGGCGGCGGGCGCCGATCCCGAAGCTTTGAAGGGCGACGAATCGCTCATCGAGGACATTCGCCTTCTGGGGCGCCTGCTCGGCGACGCGGTTCGTGAACATGAAGGAACCGCGGCCTTCGAACGCATCGAGACGATCCGGCGGCTCTCCGTCGCCGCAAGCCGCAACCAGGACGCCGAGGCCGACAGGAATCTCGACGCGCTGCTGCGCGCGCTGACGGCGGAAGAGGCGCGCACCGTCATTCGCGCCTTCAGCTATTTCTCGCATCTTGCGAACATTGCCGAAGATTTGCATCCGCTGCAGCAGCGCGCCCGCGCCCAGGCGAGCGGCGCCTTCACCGGCGCGCCGAGCCTCGCCACGACCTTCGCGCGACTGCGCAAGGCCGCCGTGGGCGCCGGCAAGATCGCCCAGGCGCTGGCGCGCGGCTGGATTTCGCCGGTGCTGACCGCGCATCCGACGGAAGTGCGCCGCAAGAGCCTGCTCGACGCCGAACACGCGATCTTCAAACTGCTCGCCGCGCGCGAGCATATGCGCGGCAAGGCCGAGCGCGCGCAAAACGAGATGCAGCTTCGCGCCCGCGTCTCTCAGCTCTGGCAGACCGAGCTGTTGCGTCATTCGCGCCTGACCGTGCGCGACGAAATCGAGAACACGCTGAGCTATTATCGCAGCACCTTCCTGCGCGAGATCCCGCGCCTTTACGCCGACATCGAACAGCGTCTCGACGGACTGCGCGTGCCGCCGTTCCTGCGCATGGGCGCCTGGGTCGGCGGCGACCGCGACGGCAATCCGAACGTGACGGCGGAGTCGCTTTCGACCGCCCTGCGCATGCAGTGCGAAACCGTGCTGCGCTTTTATCTCATCGAAGTGCATGAACTCGGCGCGGAACTTTCGATTTCACGGCGTTACGCCGGCTGCACCAAGGCGCTCGAAGCGCTTGCGGCCCGCTCGGGCGACGACAATCCGCATCGGGACGACGAGCCCTATCGCCGCGCGCTCATCGGCGTCTATTCGCGTCTCGCCGGCACGCTGGAGAAGCTGACCGGCGGCCAGGCGGCGCGCCACGCCGTCGCGCCGGGCGAGCCCTACGCCAATTCATGGGCGCTGCTCGCCGATCTCGTCACCATCGATGAGTCGCTGCGGGTGCATCACAGCGAAGTCATCGCCACGCAGCGGCTCGAGCCGCTGATCCGCGCCGTCGAAGTCTTCGGCTTTCACCTTGCGACGCTCGATTTGCGGCAGAGCTCCGACCGCCACGAAGAAACCATCGCCGAGCTTCTGAGCGCCGCCCGCGTCGTCGATGATTACGCCGCGCTCCCGGAAGCCGAGAAGCAGCAATTGCTGCTGAGGCTGCTCAGCGATCCGCGGCCGGTGCGCCTGCCGGGCGCGACTTACAGCGACCGCGCCACGAGCGAATTGACGATCATGGAACGCGCGCTCGAGATGCGACGGCTCTATGGCGACGAGGCGATACGCCATTACATCATCAGCCACACTGAAACGGTCAGCGACCTTCTCGAAGCGCTGCTGCTGCAGAAGGAATGCGGGTTGATGCGCGGCACGCTCGATCCGCGCGACGCTCAGCGCGTCATCGCCGATCTCATCATCGTGCCGCTTTTTGAAACGATCGAGGATTTGCGCAACGCCGCGCCGATCATGCAGGAATTTTATGCGCTCCCTGGCATCCTCAAGCTCGTCGTCAATTCCGGCGGGCAGCAGGACGTCATGCTCGGCTATTCCGACTCCAACAAGGACGGCGGCATCTTAACGAGCATCTGGGAGCTCTACCGCGCCTCGACGGCGCTCGCGGAGTTTTTCGCCTCGGCGCCGAACGTCACGCTGCGCCTTTTCCATGGGCGCGGCGGAACCGTCGGGCGCGGCGGCGGACCGAGCTACGACGCCATTCTCGCCCAGCCGCCTGGCACGGTGAACGGGCAGATCCGCCTGACCGAGCAGGGCGAAGTCATCGCGGCGAAATACGCCAATCCACAGATCGGGCACGTCAACCTCGAATTGCTCGTCGCGGCGACGCTGGAAGCGACGCTGCTGTCCGCACACAAGACGCCCGCGCCGGAGTTCTTGGAAGCTGCTGAAGAATTATCGCAGGCTGGCATGGCGGCCTATCGCGGCCTTGTCTACGGGACCGAAGGTTTCGTCGATTTCTTCTTTTCGTCGACGCCGATTTCGGAAATCGCCTCGCTCAACATCGGCTCGCGTCCCGCCTCGCGCAAACCTTCGCGCCGCATCGAGGATCTGCGCGCGATCCCCTGGAGCTTTTCCTGGGCGCAGGCGCGCGTCGCCCTGCCGGGCTGGTACGGCTTTGGTTCGGCGATCGCGCATTTCATCGAAGAGGACGAGAAAGCGCGGCTCGCGATCTTGCGCCGGATGAGCGAAGAATGGCCGTTCTTTCGCGCGCTGCTCTCGAACATCGACATGATCCTCTCCAAGACCGACATGTCGATCGCGCATCATTACGCCGGACTCGTCGAGGACAAGGCGCTTGCCGCGCGCATTTTCGGCATGATTGAGGCGGAGCATGCGCGCGCGAATGACGCGCTTGAAAAAATTCTCGGCTCCAAGGAGCGGCTCGCGGACAATCCGACGCTCGCACGCTCGATCAGGCACCGCTTCCCCTATATCGCGCCGCTCAACTATCTGCAGGTCGAACTGATCCGCCGCCATCGCGCGGGAGAGCGCGGCGAAGACATTCGCGAAGGCATCTTGATGTCGATCAACGGCATTGCGGCGGGCTTGCGCAATACGGGTTAA
- a CDS encoding alpha/beta fold hydrolase, with protein MSMERRAFLLGASTLAAGAAATASPTTRETSSPGAADYQDGALAPEGGQSLFARVNGVKLHYVRLGAGPSVVLLHGWPQTWFAWRKTMERLCSRFTLIAPDLRGLGLSERTAAGYDKQSIAADVRALIDEAAGGRAHVVGHDMGGKAAFMLAHLHPEHVEKLVLVDCLIPGTENMDALRGGAWHYGFHMAPDFPEMLTKGRERDYIAAQIRAWSHKKDAVPDAAIAEFAKHYASEGGMTAGFNYYRALKDDAAAAASLKGRKLDMPVLAIAGRHGVGERLADALRPQATNLRSVIVDDSGHFVADEAPEQFCAQIEGFLSA; from the coding sequence ATGAGCATGGAACGCCGCGCCTTTCTTCTTGGAGCGTCAACTCTCGCGGCCGGCGCAGCCGCGACCGCTTCGCCGACGACAAGGGAGACGAGTTCGCCGGGCGCGGCGGATTACCAAGACGGCGCGCTGGCGCCAGAAGGCGGCCAGAGCCTCTTCGCGCGCGTCAATGGCGTCAAGCTGCATTACGTGCGCCTCGGCGCCGGCCCGAGCGTGGTCTTGCTTCATGGCTGGCCGCAGACCTGGTTCGCCTGGCGCAAGACGATGGAGCGGCTTTGCTCGCGGTTTACGCTGATCGCCCCCGATCTGCGCGGCCTCGGCCTGTCCGAACGGACCGCCGCGGGATATGACAAGCAATCCATCGCGGCGGACGTTCGAGCCCTCATCGACGAGGCGGCCGGAGGACGCGCCCATGTCGTCGGCCATGATATGGGCGGCAAAGCCGCCTTCATGCTCGCCCACCTTCACCCTGAGCATGTCGAAAAGCTCGTTCTGGTGGATTGCCTGATTCCGGGCACCGAGAACATGGACGCGTTGCGCGGCGGCGCCTGGCATTACGGATTTCACATGGCGCCCGATTTTCCGGAAATGCTGACCAAGGGCCGCGAGCGCGATTATATCGCGGCGCAGATCCGCGCCTGGTCCCACAAGAAGGACGCGGTCCCAGACGCCGCGATCGCAGAGTTCGCCAAACATTACGCCTCGGAGGGCGGCATGACGGCGGGATTCAACTATTACCGGGCGCTCAAAGATGACGCCGCCGCGGCCGCATCCTTGAAGGGCCGCAAGCTCGATATGCCGGTGTTGGCGATCGCGGGGCGACATGGCGTTGGCGAAAGACTCGCGGATGCGCTCCGACCGCAGGCGACGAATCTAAGGTCCGTGATCGTGGACGACAGCGGCCACTTCGTGGCCGACGAAGCGCCGGAGCAATTTTGCGCGCAGATCGAGGGGTTCCTTTCCGCTTAA